Below is a genomic region from Bacillus thermozeamaize.
GTGAGCATGGAACCTTCCAGTTATGCATGCGCTCCATTCCCGCCCGCCGGTTGGCCCTCACCTTGCCTGGGACCAGGTGCGGATCAGAAACTGATAGACATCCGCAGGCGCCAGCGGTTGGGCCAGATCGACAAGGTAGACCTCGGCATCCGGACGGAACCGGCGGAGAGGCTCCCGCTCATTCTTCCCCAATCCAGCGCCAACGAATACCAGGTAACGGAACGGCTCTTTGAGCAGCATCCTGCTCCATTGATCAAGTTGGTTTTCCCAGTCTTCTTTTGTCACCCAAAACTCCGGCAACAGAATCACCCTGCCCGTCAGGGGCTGTTCAACTTTTTGACAGAATTCCAACAGTTGTACTGACTGCTCCTGGATTTGCCGAAATTCCTGCGAAACATCCACCCAATGCAAAGGCGCCAGCAGCGTATCCAGGTACTCGGCATGTTCTTTGTACGTCTCCTGTTTCAGTTCATAATAATCCATATTTCCGGCCTCCTCCTGTCGCCATAAAAAAACGGGTTGCCAGCGTCTGAGACTGGTTCCCGAGAACAAGATAAAGGAAAATCGGGCAAACTTCAAACATACGCACCGCAAACATGCACACCGGCAGACAAGGACCCGTTGGCTTAATCGGGAGCGGCATGCGTCGGGATCGGCGTTGCCTCAAAACTCCTCACCTGTTCGAGCAGCCTCTTTCCAACTTCGCTCAGACGGATGGCCGCCCCTTCAGGTAAGGTTGCCATCTGCAGCATTCCCATGTGGACCATCATTTTGATGATCCGTTGTTCAAAAACTTGTTCCGGGGAGTCGTAATAAAAAGGAGCGATCCAAGGACGCATGACAGCAAACAAGGAAGAAAGGCTCACCCATTGGCCGTCGCATAACAACCCCACGAGGTTTGTAAGGATGGGCAGAAGCGGGATCGGATGTTTATAGATCCGGATCCATGTCCTGTATACCGGGACGAGGCTCAAAAGTTGGGGAGAGGCAAGATAAAGCTTGCCCTTCTCCGTCAGTTCGACAAATTCACGTTCCTCTTTGATCAGATGCAATATCAAACACACATCATGAATGAGGGAAAAGCGGTCAGGATAGTATCGGAAGTGGAAGCCATAGCCAAATCGCCAGCCGCTTTGGGCAGGGATCTCTTCCCGGACGGACATTTGCGTCAACATCTGTTGCAGATGCCGCTTATAAATCACCTTTTCGGCGGTGAGCCGCACTTCCGTGCGGTGAATATAGTTTAAAAACAACAGGATGTCTGACAAAAGGCTATCCCCTTCATCCCGATAAACCATCGGAGGTAGGCGAAGCGTTTCCAGGTGCCGGCCGTACTCACGACGAATTTGGGAAATCACTTCATCATTCAAATCACGGGGAATACGGAAGAGATCCTGCGTGTTGCGGCTGACGCCACGAAACAGCCAGCCGCTGGCCAGCGCTTCCGTGATGAGATGCCTGATCGGTCTGGAGGATTTTGTATGAGTCACAGACAAGGTCGCTTTGGCCGTCAATTCTTCCAAGGAGAGCCAATCTCTGCGATCGAAGGCCAGCAGCATTAAAAAAAGCAGTTCTTCTTTCGCCAGTTCATTTAGTTCGGTGCCATAGATCCCTTTTTGTTTCATCCGGATGAGAATGGATTGAATGAGTTGCTGCTTTGAATGGGTGTCGCAGACACACTCCAGCCGCTGGGCCATCCGGTTCAGTTGATGAATGTCGGCATAACTGAGCAAGTCCGCTACATTCAAATCACACAACTCCTTTGCCATCCTGATCCTCGCAGTGAAACGCACGTCTTTCTTGTTTGTTCCATGTTAGTATGTTGCAGTTGCGGCAGAGGTTATGCAAACAGGCAAAAAAAAATAGCCACTCATTTCTGAGTGGGTAGATGGATAGGAGTGGAGAGAAACCATACTGTAAGGAAAGTATAATACAGAAAACGCTTACAGTCAACGGAATTTTTGTTCCAGTTAAAAGTTTGTTGCATTAAACGTGTCCAGCAGCTGCCCCGTGCTGTTCTCAGCGGAGCAGCTGCCGAAATTGTTCGGCAAACCCGGGAAAAGAAACGTTGATCGCTTCGGCATTGCAAATCCGTGTCCTCCCTGAGGCGATCAGCCCGGCGACAAACGCCGCCATGCCGATGCGATGGTCGCCGGATGTATCAACAACCGCCCCTTTCAGCGGCGTGGGCCCATGAATGATCATGCCGTCTGCAGTGGGTTCCACATTCGCACCCATGTCTTTCAAAAAGCGGCTGACGGTGGCAATGCGATCGGTTTCTTTGACGCGCAATTCCTGCGCGTCACGGATGATGGTTGTCCCCTCTGCCTGCGTGGCCAAGACGGCGATGACAGGTATCTCGTCGATGAGCCGCGGGATCAGATTTCCTTCGATCACGGTGGCCTGCAGGTCAGATGCTTGAACGAGCAGGTCTGCCACCGGTTCATCTCCCCAGGTTTGTCGGTTCAGAATCTCTACGCTTCCTCCCATCGCCTGAAGTACATCAAGAATGCCTGTTCTCGTCGGATTGATGCCGACCTCTTTCAGGAGGAGGCTGCTTCCCTTCACCAGGCTGGCGGCCACCAGGAAATAGGCGGCGGAAGAAATATCTCCCGGTACCCGGAGTTGCACGCCTCCTTGCAGGCGCTGCATGCCGTCGACGATGGTGGTGCTTCCCTGCCTTGTCACGGTGACGCCAAAGGCAGACAACATGCGTTCCGTGTGATCGCGGGAGGGGCAGGGTTCATGCACCATCGTCTTGCCGGTGGCTTGCAGGCCTGCCAAGAGGATGGCGGATTTGACCTGCGCACTGGCCACCGGAGAGGTATATTCGATGCCGGTCAGGCTTCCGCCCCGCACGGCCAGCGGAGCGTAATTTCCTTCTTGCCGCCCATCAATATGCGCGCCCATTTCCCGCAGCGGTTTGACCACCCGTTTCATCGGCCGGCGTGCAATCGATGCATCCCCCTGAATCACGCTGTGAAAGGGCCTCCCGGCAAGGATCCCCAACAGCAGGCGAATCGTGGTTCCCGAGTTGCCTACATCCAGAACGGCATCCGGTTCGCGAAGTCCCTCCCAACCTTTTCCATCCACAACCACTTCATCCGCTGAGGGCTGACTGATCGCGACTCCCATTTTACGAAAGCAATCGACTGTCCTGAGGCAATCTTCTGCCACCAGAAAACCGTGGATGCGGGTCGGTCCGTCAGCCACTGAACCCAGCATGATGGCGCGGTGGCTGATCGATTTGTCCCCTGGCACCCGCACTGTTCCAGCGAGCGATTTGGCTGCTTCTTCGACGTGTAACTCGGTCATCGGCTTCCTCCAAAATAAAAGATCTTCTTTTGCAAACCTGCACCTGCTATCTGCGATACACTTGGAATCCTTTGCTCTGAAGCGCTTCGATCGCTTTCTCCAAATCTTCCTGTTGGCGAAAAGAAAGCCTTAAAACCCCCGGGATGTCGGCTCGGTTTTCAATGATCTGGATATTGGTCAGGTTGATTTGCCTGTCGCCGAGAATGGTCGCCACCTCACCGATGATGCCCGGACGATCGGGAATATCCACATAACATTCGTAAAGAGGGGGCAAGATTCCCTTTTTCCGTTCCGGAATCTGCTCCCGGAAGGTTCGTGCCTCGTCAAAAAAATGATAAATGGCTTTTTCATCTCTTTGTGCAAGCAAGCGCTTGATCCTGGCTATTTCCCATTGCCACTCATCCAGCAATTGCAACAAAACATGTCCATTTTGCAACAGGATATCCCGCCACATGATGGGATTGCTGGAAGCAATGCGGGTCAGATCACGGAAGCCGCCTGCGGCCAATTGGCTGTACCATTGGTTTTCTTGGTCATGACGGGCCACCTGCCGGACCAGGGCGGCGGCAATGATATGCGGCAGATGACTGATCAGGCCGACCACCTGATCATGTTCTTCCGCCGCCATTTCGACCAGTGTCGCCCGCGTGCCCGCAAGCAAGGACATGAGCCGCCTGCGGGAGGATTCCGGTGTATCGGGATGAGGCGTCAAGACGTAAAAGGCATTTTCGAAGAGCCGATCGGAAGCGGCCTCTACCCCGGAACGATGCGATCCCGCCATTGGGTGGCCGCCAATGAACCGCTCCTTCCCCAAAAGCGAGACGCCTGTTTCAACCACCTTGGTTTTCGTGCTTCCGGTATCAGAAATGATGCATCCTGGTTTAAGCGGAAGATTGGCCAGTTCCTTGAGAAGGTGAAGGATGGTGTCCACCGGGGTGCACAGAAAAATAAAATCGGCCTCTGCCGTCGCTTCGTGCAGGTTCATGGTTCCATGATGGATGATGCCCAATTGTTGGGCCAGCATCAACGTGGATGGGTCAAGGTCATACCCCGTGACCCGGATATTCTGCTTTTCATCGTGCTGCAAAGACAATGCCAGCGAGCCGCCGATCAAGCCCACTCCCAGGATGGCAACCCGGATCATATCACTCTGCCCATCACTGCAGCCATGTTGCGAACTTCATCCATCATCTGGCGGTAGGCATCGGGATTCAGGGATTGTGGGCCATCCGATAGCGCCTTTTCCGGTTGGGGATGAACCTCGACGATCAACCCGTCGGCGCCGGCGGCAACAGCAGCACGCGCCATTGGCAGCACATATCGCCACTTTCCGGTACCGTGGCTGGGATCGACGATAATCGGCAAATGGCTGAGATGTTTGATTACGGGAACGGCGCTAAGATCCAATGTATTTCGCGTATAGGTTTCAAACGTCCGGATCCCGCGCTCGCACAAAATCACCTGATGATTGCCTTCATTCAAGATGTATTCGGCGGCCATGAGCCACTCTTCAATGGTGGCGGCCAAGCCCCGTTTCAACAGGACAGGTTTGTCTGTCCGTCCGACGGCCTTCAGCAAGTGGAAGTTTTGCATGTTTCTGGCGCCGATTTGCAGGATGTCAACGTATTCGAGCAGCAAAGGGAGGTTTTCCGGATCCATCACCTCGGAGACGATTTTCAGCCCCGTTTTTTCCCGCGCTTCAGCGAGAATCTTCAATCCTTCCTCCCCCATCCCCTGAAAGGAATAGGGAGAGCTTCGCGGTTTGAATGCGCCGCCGCGCAGGATCTGCGCACCGCCTGCCTTGACAATCATGGCCGTCTCCAGCAGCTGTTCACGGCTTTCAACCGAACAAGGGCCTGCCATCACAACCAGCTGTTCCCCCCCGATTTGGATGTCGCCCACCGTGATCACCGTGGGTTCGGGGTGGAACTGTTTGTTGGCCAGCTTGAAGGGGGCTTCGATATGGACGATTTTTTCCACATCATCCATGACCTCAATGGCCTGGATGTTTACTTTTCGCTTGTCGCCAAGCACGCCGATAATGGTCCGGTTTTCCCCAGTGGAAATATGTACGCCAAGCCCAGCCGCCTCCAAACGCTCTTTTACCTTTTCAATCGACTCTTGTCTAGCCTGCGGGCTCATCACGACAATCATCTTTCTCTCCTCCCATCCGTTTCTCGCATCCCCCAGACCGGTTTGATGTCAGGACAAAGGGCGAGCCTCAAGAACCGATTCCAGCGCTTCCAGAAACCGCAGGTTTTCCTCTCTGGTGCCAATGGTCACGCGAATGGTCGTGGGAATGCCCAAGGCCTCACCGGAACGGACGATGATTCCTTGCCGGAGCAGCGCTTCAAACACGGGACCTGCTGGCCGTTTCAGGTCGATCAGGAGAAAATTGGCTTCCGAAGGGTACGCTGTCAGGTTCATTTTCTGGATCCGCTCTTGAATCAGCTGCATTCCCTCCCGGTTTTGCGCCCGGCAATGGCGGACAAAGTCCTGATCGCTCAATGCCGCCAGCGCAGCCACCTGTGCCAGGTGGTTGACGTTAAACGGTTCGCGCACCCGGTGCAATGGATCCAACACTTCAGGGTGTGCGATCGCATATCCGACACGCAGTGCCGCCAGCCCGTAGATTTTGGAAAAGGTTCGCAAAACGATCAGATTTGGATATTCCCTGAGCAAGGACAAGGAGTCCGGATATGCCTCATCCACGACATATTCGTAATAGGCTTCATCGGCCACCACCAGGACGTGGGCCGGTACCTGCGAGAGGAACGCGCTGAATTCCGCTTTTGTCACGATGCAACCGGTCGGATTGTTCGGATTGCAGATCCAGATGACGCGGGTTTTGTCAGTGATGGCTTTCAGCATCTCCGTCAGATCATGACGGCCTTCGCGGGAAGGAATTTCAATCACGTCGGCCCCTTCAATCTGAGCGTTGGTTTTATACCGGGGAAAGGTGATGTCTGCCATGATCGTCTCAGTGCCCGGTTGCAGATAGGCCCGCGCGATCAGTTCGACAATCTCGTCTGATCCGTTGCCCACAATGACCTGCTCTTCGCCGATCTGATAAAATTGCGCAAGGGCCTGTTTCAGTTCCCGAAAGGCGCCGTCCGGATAGACAGGCAGGTGATCCAGAGCCTGCTGGATTGCCTCTTTCACCTTCGGCGAACAGCCGAAGGGATTTTCATTCGAAGCCAGCTTGATCACGTCACGAAGTCCGTACTCCCGTTGCACCTCTTTGATCGGTTTGCCGGGCTGATACATCGGTAGGCCAATGACAGTAGGTTTGGGTCGAATCGATAGGGTCATCCAAATCACCTGATCCTAGTTTGATATGTTTTTATCATTGAATCATGTTCTCAAAAAGATTTCAACGGGTTGAAATCACGATTTATCTGCCGGTCAGTTGCCTGACAAACGCGGTGATTTCCGCTTCAGCGCGCAACTGGTCCGCGGGCGATTCGGAAAGCAATGCGCAGGAATGACGATCGATTTCCCGGACGATGGCGCTCCCCACGACCACGCCGTCACAGAGGCCGGCCAGTTCCTGGTATTGACGGGCACTGGAAACGCCGAAGCCGACCACCAGCGGAAGCTTTGTGCGTTGCCGCAGGGACTGGATGAGGTGTGTGAGCGCGGCGTGAAACTGCTGCCTTTCGCCCGTTACGCCCAAAGAGGAAACGCAATAAATCATCCCTCTTGCCTCCTGGACGATCCGATCCAGACGCGGCAGCGAGGTGGGGGCAGCCAATGGGATCAGGTGAATTCCTCCCTGTTCCGCCAACTCCCCCAGCTGCCGGCTTTCTTCCACCGGCAGGTCCGGGACGATCAATCCGTCGATGCCGATCCCTTTCATCGTCTCAATCAGCCGTGGCACACCATACTGGAGCAGAGGATTGAAGTAACTGAAGAGGATCAGGCCCGCTTGCAGGCCTTCCGCCCTGGCCTGGGCCGCGACCTCCAAGACATCCTTAAGACGCGTGCCGGCGGCCAGAGCCCGCTGGGACGCCTGTTGAATGACCGGACCGTCTGCCAAAGGATCGGAATAGGGAACGCCCAGTTCAATCAAGTCGGCGCCGTTTTTTTCCAACAGGTGAAGGAGCCTGCGGCTAGCCGCCAGACTGGGGTGGCCGCAAGTGAGATAGGGGATGAAAGCCGCTTTGTCCCGCGGCTCGGCGAAGAGCTGATCAATGCGGTTCATGCTCCCCCTCCTTCAGGGCCTGCATCACCGTGGCCATGTCTTTGTCCCCTCGTCCGGAAAGGCAGATCACCAGTACCTCAGTCGGCTTCATCCGGGGCGCCATCTTGATCGCCTCGGCCACCGCATGCGCGCTTTCCAAAGCCGGGATGATCCCTTCCAGTCGGCTTAACATTTGCAGCGCGGAAAGAGCTTCATCATCACGAATCGCCGTATAGCGTGCCCGTCCTGTCTCCATCAGCCAGGCGTGTTCCGGCCCGACTCCCGGATAATCCAGTCCCGCCGAAATGGAATGGGCCTCCTGAATTTGCCCATCCTCATCCTGCAGCAGATAGGTAAAGGCGCCATGTATGACCCCAGGGCGCCCCTTGCTCAAGCTGGCGGCATGAAAGCCGGAGTCCAGCCCTTTTCCGGCCGCTTCCACGCCGACCAGCCGGACCGCTTCCTCTTCAATAAAGGGATAAAACAGCCCCATCGCGTTGCTGCCGCCGCCAACTGCCGCTACCAGGACATCTGGCAGACGGCCAAGCTGCTCCAGACATTGCTGTTTGGTTTCATCACCAATGACGCGCTGAAAATCCCGTACCATTTGC
It encodes:
- a CDS encoding 3-phosphoshikimate 1-carboxyvinyltransferase; the encoded protein is MTELHVEEAAKSLAGTVRVPGDKSISHRAIMLGSVADGPTRIHGFLVAEDCLRTVDCFRKMGVAISQPSADEVVVDGKGWEGLREPDAVLDVGNSGTTIRLLLGILAGRPFHSVIQGDASIARRPMKRVVKPLREMGAHIDGRQEGNYAPLAVRGGSLTGIEYTSPVASAQVKSAILLAGLQATGKTMVHEPCPSRDHTERMLSAFGVTVTRQGSTTIVDGMQRLQGGVQLRVPGDISSAAYFLVAASLVKGSSLLLKEVGINPTRTGILDVLQAMGGSVEILNRQTWGDEPVADLLVQASDLQATVIEGNLIPRLIDEIPVIAVLATQAEGTTIIRDAQELRVKETDRIATVSRFLKDMGANVEPTADGMIIHGPTPLKGAVVDTSGDHRIGMAAFVAGLIASGRTRICNAEAINVSFPGFAEQFRQLLR
- a CDS encoding prephenate dehydrogenase, producing the protein MIRVAILGVGLIGGSLALSLQHDEKQNIRVTGYDLDPSTLMLAQQLGIIHHGTMNLHEATAEADFIFLCTPVDTILHLLKELANLPLKPGCIISDTGSTKTKVVETGVSLLGKERFIGGHPMAGSHRSGVEAASDRLFENAFYVLTPHPDTPESSRRRLMSLLAGTRATLVEMAAEEHDQVVGLISHLPHIIAAALVRQVARHDQENQWYSQLAAGGFRDLTRIASSNPIMWRDILLQNGHVLLQLLDEWQWEIARIKRLLAQRDEKAIYHFFDEARTFREQIPERKKGILPPLYECYVDIPDRPGIIGEVATILGDRQINLTNIQIIENRADIPGVLRLSFRQQEDLEKAIEALQSKGFQVYRR
- a CDS encoding 3-deoxy-7-phosphoheptulonate synthase; this encodes MIVVMSPQARQESIEKVKERLEAAGLGVHISTGENRTIIGVLGDKRKVNIQAIEVMDDVEKIVHIEAPFKLANKQFHPEPTVITVGDIQIGGEQLVVMAGPCSVESREQLLETAMIVKAGGAQILRGGAFKPRSSPYSFQGMGEEGLKILAEAREKTGLKIVSEVMDPENLPLLLEYVDILQIGARNMQNFHLLKAVGRTDKPVLLKRGLAATIEEWLMAAEYILNEGNHQVILCERGIRTFETYTRNTLDLSAVPVIKHLSHLPIIVDPSHGTGKWRYVLPMARAAVAAGADGLIVEVHPQPEKALSDGPQSLNPDAYRQMMDEVRNMAAVMGRVI
- a CDS encoding histidinol-phosphate transaminase; protein product: MRPKPTVIGLPMYQPGKPIKEVQREYGLRDVIKLASNENPFGCSPKVKEAIQQALDHLPVYPDGAFRELKQALAQFYQIGEEQVIVGNGSDEIVELIARAYLQPGTETIMADITFPRYKTNAQIEGADVIEIPSREGRHDLTEMLKAITDKTRVIWICNPNNPTGCIVTKAEFSAFLSQVPAHVLVVADEAYYEYVVDEAYPDSLSLLREYPNLIVLRTFSKIYGLAALRVGYAIAHPEVLDPLHRVREPFNVNHLAQVAALAALSDQDFVRHCRAQNREGMQLIQERIQKMNLTAYPSEANFLLIDLKRPAGPVFEALLRQGIIVRSGEALGIPTTIRVTIGTREENLRFLEALESVLEARPLS
- a CDS encoding tryptophan synthase subunit alpha, giving the protein MNRIDQLFAEPRDKAAFIPYLTCGHPSLAASRRLLHLLEKNGADLIELGVPYSDPLADGPVIQQASQRALAAGTRLKDVLEVAAQARAEGLQAGLILFSYFNPLLQYGVPRLIETMKGIGIDGLIVPDLPVEESRQLGELAEQGGIHLIPLAAPTSLPRLDRIVQEARGMIYCVSSLGVTGERQQFHAALTHLIQSLRQRTKLPLVVGFGVSSARQYQELAGLCDGVVVGSAIVREIDRHSCALLSESPADQLRAEAEITAFVRQLTGR